In one window of Ostrinia nubilalis chromosome 21, ilOstNubi1.1, whole genome shotgun sequence DNA:
- the LOC135082358 gene encoding zinc finger protein ZFP2-like isoform X2: MAAPRTQVLKFDKICRACLQIKKDMRPLFEQLTATMLMGISKVQVSMGDGLPNQLCLQCVHQISRCHAFKELVERNDVTLREQAKAMAEEALKLERQEKEKMLNLTCTEPFMQYMEVPIINSDSQILENFFSTEETVVQEEKDAFSDKVFMPEQPAPVQKEDELLNSDEESYMQMVVFQATSSVAPGRHVCNLCHKEFKHARWLKQHMRSHSNWIKANCKKPPMCPICDRTFKGPGMLKMHMRTHEQRPPKQPTCSVCQRTFATKTLLYRHRQTHFEQKTHQCTVCEKRFFSGYALRSHMARHRGERPYVCSMCNKSFYNPTDLKVHFRLHTGEKPLKCSECNKTFRRHSTLCQHMKKHRGIRNHVCSVCNKAFYEVSKLNAHMRVHTGERPFECQFCERKFAQQSALIYHRRTHTGEKPYSCKLCSARFTTSSARNNHMVTHTGHKKFVCPVCYKGCTSRSELRVHSTKHTGEKLFACELCSQRFSSASYLAVHRRHHTGERKYHCNVCGKGYIESNSYKKHMKTHEVKPDSEASTNSENSSETQVAAAAKNDNEAVQDVQANVTIGEDQEESQTQEPQTQESPIQQKRYKCGICVKTYMYLHSLKKHMMTHVQQQQQQQQQVQQQQQQVQQQQQQQVQQQHQQQQQQQHQQHQQQVQVQQQLQQQAVLQVGGVQQLHVPIHAQHVQQGIVQNAQHTYPVISSVQSLQLQQTQQQVNTQQPQQLQVQTIQIHPQHQPIQIHAVGVQQVQQQQLHVATSSCQTMLPNILQLQPAVAVSGLGGQDLGGVAHRIILQPPGTHVQPHPHSAVYTIHH; encoded by the exons ATGGCTGCCCCTCGAACGCAGGTTTTGAAGTTCGACAAAATATGTCGGGCTTGTTTGCAGATAAAAAAGGACATGAGACCGCTCTTCGAGCAACTCACAGCTACCATGCTGATGGGCATATCTAAAGTGCAG GTATCGATGGGCGACGGTCTGCCCAACCAGCTGTGTCTCCAGTGCGTGCACCAGATCTCTCGCTGCCACGCCTTCAAGGAGCTGGTGGAGAGAAATGACGTCACGCTGCGGGAACAGGCCAAGGCTATGGCTGAGGAAGCGCTCAAGCTCGAGAGACAGGAG AAAGAAAAGATGCTGAATCTGACCTGCACAGAGCCTTTTATGCAGTACATGGAAGTGCCGATCATCAATTCCGACAGCCAGATCTTGGAAAACTTCTTCAGCACCGAAGAGACGGTCGTGCAGGAAGAAAAGGACGCGTTTAGCGATAAAGTGTTCATG CCAGAGCAACCAGCTCCAGTCCAGAAAGAAGACGAGCTCCTCAACTCGGACGAAGAATCGTACATGCAAATGGTGGTCTTCCAAGCCACGTCATCAGTGGCACCGGGCCGCCATGTTTGCAACCTCTGCCATAAGGAGTTCAAGCACGCGCGTTGGCTGAAGCAGCACATGCGATCGCACTCCAACTGGATCAAGGCCAATTGCAAGAAGCCGCCCATGTGCCCCATTTGCGATAGGACCTTCAAG GGTCCAGGAATGTTGAAGATGCACATGAGAACTCACGAGCAGCGGCCGCCAAAACAACCCACATGTTCGGTCTGTCAGCGAACGTTCGCCACCAAGACGCTGCTCTATCGCCACCGACAAACGCACTTCGAACAGAAAACGCACCAGTGCACTGTGTGCGAGAAAAGATTCTTTAGCGGCTACGCTTTACGGTCACATATGGCGCGGCATAGAGGAGAGCGGCCATATGTCTGTTCGATGTGCAATAAGAGCTTCTACAACCCTACAGATTTGAAG GTCCACTTCCGCCTGCACACGGGTGAGAAGCCCCTGAAATGTTCGGAGTGCAACAAGACCTTCCGCCGCCACTCAACTCTATGCCAGCACATGAAGAAACACCGCGGAATACGGAACCACGTGTGCTCGGTCTGCAACAAGGCATTCTACGAGGTCTCCAAGCTGAACGCACACATGCGTGTCCACACAG GCGAGCGGCCCTTCGAGTGTCAGTTCTGCGAGCGTAAGTTCGCGCAGCAATCAGCCCTGATCTACCATCGGCGTACGCACACGGGAGAGAAGCCTTACAGCTGCAAGCTTTGTTCGGCGCGCTTCACCACGTCTTCAGCTAGAAATAACCATATGGTCACTCATACTGGACATAAGAA GTTCGTCTGCCCAGTCTGTTACAAAGGCTGCACGTCTCGTTCGGAGCTGCGCGTGCATTCGACGAAACACACCGGCGAGAAGTTATTCGCGTGCGAACTCTGCTCGCAGCGGTTCAGTTCGGCGTCATATCTGGCTGTGCATCGCAGACATCATACCGGCGAAAGAAAGTATCACTGCAACGTGTGTGGGAAAG GTTACATAGAGTCAAATTCATACAAGAAGCACATGAAGACCCACGAAGTAAAGCCAGATTCGGAAGCTTCGACCAACTCTGAGAACAGCTCGGAGACTCAAGTTGCTGCAGCTGCTAAAAACGACAACGAAGCGGTCCAGGATGTCCAG GCCAATGTGACCATCGGCGAGGACCAGGAAGAATCGCAGACCCAAGAGCCTCAAACACAAGAGTCGCCTATACAGCAGAAGCGTTACAAGTGCGGCATCTGCGTCAAGACTTACATGTACCTGCACAGCCTGAAGAAACACATGATGACTCACGTTCAG CAGCAACAACAACAGCAGCAGCAAGTGCAACAACAACAGCAGCAAGTGCAacagcaacaacaacaacaagtgcAACAACAACATCAACAGCAGCAACAACAACAGCACCAGCAGCATCAACAGCAGGTGCAAGTGCAGCAACAGCTGCAACAGCAGGCCGTGCTGCAGGTGGGCGGCGTGCAGCAGCTCCACGTGCCGATACACGCGCAGCACGTGCAACAGGGCATCGTGCAG aacgcTCAGCACACATACCCTGTGATATCATCGGTGCAGTCTTTACAGTTGCAGCAAACCCAGCAGCAGGTTAATACG cAACAACCTCAGCAGCTGCAAGTCCAAACGATTCAAATACACCCGCAGCATCAACCGATCCAGATACAC GCTGTCGGAGTGCAGCAAGTGCAACAACAGCAGCTACACGTAGCAACGTCGTCTTGCCAAACAATGCTGCCTAACATATTACAG CTGCAGCCAGCCGTAGCCGTGTCTGGCCTGGGCGGGCAGGACCTCGGCGGCGTCGCGCACCGCATCATCCTGCAGCCGCCAGGGACTCATGTGCAGCCACACCCTCACTCCGCCGTCTACACCATCCACCATTAA
- the LOC135082358 gene encoding zinc finger protein ZFP2-like isoform X3: MAAPRTQVLKFDKICRACLQIKKDMRPLFEQLTATMLMGISKVQVSMGDGLPNQLCLQCVHQISRCHAFKELVERNDVTLREQAKAMAEEALKLERQEKEKMLNLTCTEPFMQYMEVPIINSDSQILENFFSTEETVVQEEKDAFSDKVFMPEQPAPVQKEDELLNSDEESYMQMVVFQATSSVAPGRHVCNLCHKEFKHARWLKQHMRSHSNWIKANCKKPPMCPICDRTFKGPGMLKMHMRTHEQRPPKQPTCSVCQRTFATKTLLYRHRQTHFEQKTHQCTVCEKRFFSGYALRSHMARHRGERPYVCSMCNKSFYNPTDLKVHFRLHTGEKPLKCSECNKTFRRHSTLCQHMKKHRGIRNHVCSVCNKAFYEVSKLNAHMRVHTGERPFECQFCERKFAQQSALIYHRRTHTGEKPYSCKLCSARFTTSSARNNHMVTHTGHKKFVCPVCYKGCTSRSELRVHSTKHTGEKLFACELCSQRFSSASYLAVHRRHHTGERKYHCNVCGKGYIESNSYKKHMKTHEVKPDSEASTNSENSSETQVAAAAKNDNEAVQDVQANVTIGEDQEESQTQEPQTQESPIQQKRYKCGICVKTYMYLHSLKKHMMTHVQQQQQQQQQVQQQQQQVQQQQQQQVQQQHQQQQQQQHQQHQQQVQVQQQLQQQAVLQVGGVQQLHVPIHAQHVQQGIVQVTNAQHTYPVISSVQSLQLQQTQQQQQPQQLQVQTIQIHPQHQPIQIHAVGVQQVQQQQLHVATSSCQTMLPNILQLQPAVAVSGLGGQDLGGVAHRIILQPPGTHVQPHPHSAVYTIHH; encoded by the exons ATGGCTGCCCCTCGAACGCAGGTTTTGAAGTTCGACAAAATATGTCGGGCTTGTTTGCAGATAAAAAAGGACATGAGACCGCTCTTCGAGCAACTCACAGCTACCATGCTGATGGGCATATCTAAAGTGCAG GTATCGATGGGCGACGGTCTGCCCAACCAGCTGTGTCTCCAGTGCGTGCACCAGATCTCTCGCTGCCACGCCTTCAAGGAGCTGGTGGAGAGAAATGACGTCACGCTGCGGGAACAGGCCAAGGCTATGGCTGAGGAAGCGCTCAAGCTCGAGAGACAGGAG AAAGAAAAGATGCTGAATCTGACCTGCACAGAGCCTTTTATGCAGTACATGGAAGTGCCGATCATCAATTCCGACAGCCAGATCTTGGAAAACTTCTTCAGCACCGAAGAGACGGTCGTGCAGGAAGAAAAGGACGCGTTTAGCGATAAAGTGTTCATG CCAGAGCAACCAGCTCCAGTCCAGAAAGAAGACGAGCTCCTCAACTCGGACGAAGAATCGTACATGCAAATGGTGGTCTTCCAAGCCACGTCATCAGTGGCACCGGGCCGCCATGTTTGCAACCTCTGCCATAAGGAGTTCAAGCACGCGCGTTGGCTGAAGCAGCACATGCGATCGCACTCCAACTGGATCAAGGCCAATTGCAAGAAGCCGCCCATGTGCCCCATTTGCGATAGGACCTTCAAG GGTCCAGGAATGTTGAAGATGCACATGAGAACTCACGAGCAGCGGCCGCCAAAACAACCCACATGTTCGGTCTGTCAGCGAACGTTCGCCACCAAGACGCTGCTCTATCGCCACCGACAAACGCACTTCGAACAGAAAACGCACCAGTGCACTGTGTGCGAGAAAAGATTCTTTAGCGGCTACGCTTTACGGTCACATATGGCGCGGCATAGAGGAGAGCGGCCATATGTCTGTTCGATGTGCAATAAGAGCTTCTACAACCCTACAGATTTGAAG GTCCACTTCCGCCTGCACACGGGTGAGAAGCCCCTGAAATGTTCGGAGTGCAACAAGACCTTCCGCCGCCACTCAACTCTATGCCAGCACATGAAGAAACACCGCGGAATACGGAACCACGTGTGCTCGGTCTGCAACAAGGCATTCTACGAGGTCTCCAAGCTGAACGCACACATGCGTGTCCACACAG GCGAGCGGCCCTTCGAGTGTCAGTTCTGCGAGCGTAAGTTCGCGCAGCAATCAGCCCTGATCTACCATCGGCGTACGCACACGGGAGAGAAGCCTTACAGCTGCAAGCTTTGTTCGGCGCGCTTCACCACGTCTTCAGCTAGAAATAACCATATGGTCACTCATACTGGACATAAGAA GTTCGTCTGCCCAGTCTGTTACAAAGGCTGCACGTCTCGTTCGGAGCTGCGCGTGCATTCGACGAAACACACCGGCGAGAAGTTATTCGCGTGCGAACTCTGCTCGCAGCGGTTCAGTTCGGCGTCATATCTGGCTGTGCATCGCAGACATCATACCGGCGAAAGAAAGTATCACTGCAACGTGTGTGGGAAAG GTTACATAGAGTCAAATTCATACAAGAAGCACATGAAGACCCACGAAGTAAAGCCAGATTCGGAAGCTTCGACCAACTCTGAGAACAGCTCGGAGACTCAAGTTGCTGCAGCTGCTAAAAACGACAACGAAGCGGTCCAGGATGTCCAG GCCAATGTGACCATCGGCGAGGACCAGGAAGAATCGCAGACCCAAGAGCCTCAAACACAAGAGTCGCCTATACAGCAGAAGCGTTACAAGTGCGGCATCTGCGTCAAGACTTACATGTACCTGCACAGCCTGAAGAAACACATGATGACTCACGTTCAG CAGCAACAACAACAGCAGCAGCAAGTGCAACAACAACAGCAGCAAGTGCAacagcaacaacaacaacaagtgcAACAACAACATCAACAGCAGCAACAACAACAGCACCAGCAGCATCAACAGCAGGTGCAAGTGCAGCAACAGCTGCAACAGCAGGCCGTGCTGCAGGTGGGCGGCGTGCAGCAGCTCCACGTGCCGATACACGCGCAGCACGTGCAACAGGGCATCGTGCAGGTAACT aacgcTCAGCACACATACCCTGTGATATCATCGGTGCAGTCTTTACAGTTGCAGCAAACCCAGCAGCAG cAACAACCTCAGCAGCTGCAAGTCCAAACGATTCAAATACACCCGCAGCATCAACCGATCCAGATACAC GCTGTCGGAGTGCAGCAAGTGCAACAACAGCAGCTACACGTAGCAACGTCGTCTTGCCAAACAATGCTGCCTAACATATTACAG CTGCAGCCAGCCGTAGCCGTGTCTGGCCTGGGCGGGCAGGACCTCGGCGGCGTCGCGCACCGCATCATCCTGCAGCCGCCAGGGACTCATGTGCAGCCACACCCTCACTCCGCCGTCTACACCATCCACCATTAA
- the LOC135082358 gene encoding zinc finger protein ZFP2-like isoform X4, with protein MAAPRTQVLKFDKICRACLQIKKDMRPLFEQLTATMLMGISKVQVSMGDGLPNQLCLQCVHQISRCHAFKELVERNDVTLREQAKAMAEEALKLERQEKEKMLNLTCTEPFMQYMEVPIINSDSQILENFFSTEETVVQEEKDAFSDKVFMPEQPAPVQKEDELLNSDEESYMQMVVFQATSSVAPGRHVCNLCHKEFKHARWLKQHMRSHSNWIKANCKKPPMCPICDRTFKGPGMLKMHMRTHEQRPPKQPTCSVCQRTFATKTLLYRHRQTHFEQKTHQCTVCEKRFFSGYALRSHMARHRGERPYVCSMCNKSFYNPTDLKVHFRLHTGEKPLKCSECNKTFRRHSTLCQHMKKHRGIRNHVCSVCNKAFYEVSKLNAHMRVHTGERPFECQFCERKFAQQSALIYHRRTHTGEKPYSCKLCSARFTTSSARNNHMVTHTGHKKFVCPVCYKGCTSRSELRVHSTKHTGEKLFACELCSQRFSSASYLAVHRRHHTGERKYHCNVCGKGYIESNSYKKHMKTHEVKPDSEASTNSENSSETQVAAAAKNDNEAVQDVQANVTIGEDQEESQTQEPQTQESPIQQKRYKCGICVKTYMYLHSLKKHMMTHVQQQQQQQQQVQQQQQQVQQQQQQQVQQQHQQQQQQQHQQHQQQVQVQQQLQQQAVLQVGGVQQLHVPIHAQHVQQGIVQNAQHTYPVISSVQSLQLQQTQQQQQPQQLQVQTIQIHPQHQPIQIHAVGVQQVQQQQLHVATSSCQTMLPNILQLQPAVAVSGLGGQDLGGVAHRIILQPPGTHVQPHPHSAVYTIHH; from the exons ATGGCTGCCCCTCGAACGCAGGTTTTGAAGTTCGACAAAATATGTCGGGCTTGTTTGCAGATAAAAAAGGACATGAGACCGCTCTTCGAGCAACTCACAGCTACCATGCTGATGGGCATATCTAAAGTGCAG GTATCGATGGGCGACGGTCTGCCCAACCAGCTGTGTCTCCAGTGCGTGCACCAGATCTCTCGCTGCCACGCCTTCAAGGAGCTGGTGGAGAGAAATGACGTCACGCTGCGGGAACAGGCCAAGGCTATGGCTGAGGAAGCGCTCAAGCTCGAGAGACAGGAG AAAGAAAAGATGCTGAATCTGACCTGCACAGAGCCTTTTATGCAGTACATGGAAGTGCCGATCATCAATTCCGACAGCCAGATCTTGGAAAACTTCTTCAGCACCGAAGAGACGGTCGTGCAGGAAGAAAAGGACGCGTTTAGCGATAAAGTGTTCATG CCAGAGCAACCAGCTCCAGTCCAGAAAGAAGACGAGCTCCTCAACTCGGACGAAGAATCGTACATGCAAATGGTGGTCTTCCAAGCCACGTCATCAGTGGCACCGGGCCGCCATGTTTGCAACCTCTGCCATAAGGAGTTCAAGCACGCGCGTTGGCTGAAGCAGCACATGCGATCGCACTCCAACTGGATCAAGGCCAATTGCAAGAAGCCGCCCATGTGCCCCATTTGCGATAGGACCTTCAAG GGTCCAGGAATGTTGAAGATGCACATGAGAACTCACGAGCAGCGGCCGCCAAAACAACCCACATGTTCGGTCTGTCAGCGAACGTTCGCCACCAAGACGCTGCTCTATCGCCACCGACAAACGCACTTCGAACAGAAAACGCACCAGTGCACTGTGTGCGAGAAAAGATTCTTTAGCGGCTACGCTTTACGGTCACATATGGCGCGGCATAGAGGAGAGCGGCCATATGTCTGTTCGATGTGCAATAAGAGCTTCTACAACCCTACAGATTTGAAG GTCCACTTCCGCCTGCACACGGGTGAGAAGCCCCTGAAATGTTCGGAGTGCAACAAGACCTTCCGCCGCCACTCAACTCTATGCCAGCACATGAAGAAACACCGCGGAATACGGAACCACGTGTGCTCGGTCTGCAACAAGGCATTCTACGAGGTCTCCAAGCTGAACGCACACATGCGTGTCCACACAG GCGAGCGGCCCTTCGAGTGTCAGTTCTGCGAGCGTAAGTTCGCGCAGCAATCAGCCCTGATCTACCATCGGCGTACGCACACGGGAGAGAAGCCTTACAGCTGCAAGCTTTGTTCGGCGCGCTTCACCACGTCTTCAGCTAGAAATAACCATATGGTCACTCATACTGGACATAAGAA GTTCGTCTGCCCAGTCTGTTACAAAGGCTGCACGTCTCGTTCGGAGCTGCGCGTGCATTCGACGAAACACACCGGCGAGAAGTTATTCGCGTGCGAACTCTGCTCGCAGCGGTTCAGTTCGGCGTCATATCTGGCTGTGCATCGCAGACATCATACCGGCGAAAGAAAGTATCACTGCAACGTGTGTGGGAAAG GTTACATAGAGTCAAATTCATACAAGAAGCACATGAAGACCCACGAAGTAAAGCCAGATTCGGAAGCTTCGACCAACTCTGAGAACAGCTCGGAGACTCAAGTTGCTGCAGCTGCTAAAAACGACAACGAAGCGGTCCAGGATGTCCAG GCCAATGTGACCATCGGCGAGGACCAGGAAGAATCGCAGACCCAAGAGCCTCAAACACAAGAGTCGCCTATACAGCAGAAGCGTTACAAGTGCGGCATCTGCGTCAAGACTTACATGTACCTGCACAGCCTGAAGAAACACATGATGACTCACGTTCAG CAGCAACAACAACAGCAGCAGCAAGTGCAACAACAACAGCAGCAAGTGCAacagcaacaacaacaacaagtgcAACAACAACATCAACAGCAGCAACAACAACAGCACCAGCAGCATCAACAGCAGGTGCAAGTGCAGCAACAGCTGCAACAGCAGGCCGTGCTGCAGGTGGGCGGCGTGCAGCAGCTCCACGTGCCGATACACGCGCAGCACGTGCAACAGGGCATCGTGCAG aacgcTCAGCACACATACCCTGTGATATCATCGGTGCAGTCTTTACAGTTGCAGCAAACCCAGCAGCAG cAACAACCTCAGCAGCTGCAAGTCCAAACGATTCAAATACACCCGCAGCATCAACCGATCCAGATACAC GCTGTCGGAGTGCAGCAAGTGCAACAACAGCAGCTACACGTAGCAACGTCGTCTTGCCAAACAATGCTGCCTAACATATTACAG CTGCAGCCAGCCGTAGCCGTGTCTGGCCTGGGCGGGCAGGACCTCGGCGGCGTCGCGCACCGCATCATCCTGCAGCCGCCAGGGACTCATGTGCAGCCACACCCTCACTCCGCCGTCTACACCATCCACCATTAA
- the LOC135082362 gene encoding dnaJ homolog subfamily B member 13-like: MGFDYYGILGVKRSCTQPEIKKAYRRLALKYNPEKHDNDENMKRIFALIGEAYEVLVDHKRRAVYDQYGEEGMKKGIPGPTEYIQPYTYHGEPLRTFHEFFGTTNPYADLLDYYENPPPMFDSPLGKGYKEKDATILRPLALSLEEIYKGGLKKMKIQRLVFTDETCSELKLREKVLSIPIKPGIYPNTEVRFKEEGDQGPTRIPADVIFITEDRPHETYVRSGLSDLLTTRNVTLEEALCGLTITLRTLDERILRIKVSDVITPTYEKIIEDEGLPVPACPTKAKGNLIIRFKVEFPEYLSKRAKKAFADAFRVKEEEEEKFQKLKCGTLSTPSLYD; this comes from the coding sequence aTGGGTTTCGATTACTACGGTATATTAGGCGTGAAACGCTCCTGCACCCAACCAGAGATCAAGAAAGCCTATCGGCGCCTTGCCTTAAAATACAACCCTGAGAAACACGACAACGACGAAAATATGAAGCGAATATTTGCTCTGATCGGAGAAGCATACGAGGTACTAGTAGATCACAAAAGGCGAGCGGTTTACGACCAGTATGGAGAGGAAGGAATGAAGAAGGGAATCCCAGGACCTACAGAATACATCCAACCCTACACCTACCATGGAGAACCTTTGAGAACGTTCCACGAGTTCTTTGGCACGACGAACCCTTACGCAGACCTACTGGATTACTATGAAAATCCTCCACCGATGTTTGATTCTCCCTTAGGAAAAGGTTACAAAGAAAAAGACGCTACCATTCTTAGACCTTTAGCCTTATCTCTTGAAGAAATCTACAAAGGAGGTTTGAAGAAGATGAAGATTCAGCGCCTTGTTTTCACTGATGAGACATGCTCTGAATTGAAGTTAAGAGAAAAAGTCCTGTCCATTCCCATAAAGCCTGGGATTTACCCAAATACAGAGGTTCGTTTTAAAGAGGAAGGCGATCAGGGTCCTACTAGGATTCCAGCGGACGTTATATTCATTACAGAAGACCGACCGCATGAGACATACGTTAGATCTGGCTTGAGCGACTTGTTGACGACTAGAAATGTGACTTTGGAAGAAGCTCTGTGTGGTTTGACTATCACGTTGAGGACTTTAGATGAAAGGATCTTGAGAATCAAGGTATCTGATGTCATAACACCGACCTACGAGAAGATTATTGAAGATGAGGGCTTGCCAGTTCCCGCTTGTCCAACGAAAGCAAAGGGTAACCTCATAATAAGGTTCAAGGTGGAATTCCCAGAGTATTTGTCGAAGCGCGCTAAGAAAGCGTTTGCTGATGCGTTCAGGGTGAAGGAAGAAGAGGAAGAGAAGTTCCAGAAATTGAAGTGTGGAACATTGTCGACTCCGTCTCTTTACGATTAG
- the LOC135082358 gene encoding zinc finger protein 271-like isoform X1, which produces MAAPRTQVLKFDKICRACLQIKKDMRPLFEQLTATMLMGISKVQVSMGDGLPNQLCLQCVHQISRCHAFKELVERNDVTLREQAKAMAEEALKLERQEKEKMLNLTCTEPFMQYMEVPIINSDSQILENFFSTEETVVQEEKDAFSDKVFMPEQPAPVQKEDELLNSDEESYMQMVVFQATSSVAPGRHVCNLCHKEFKHARWLKQHMRSHSNWIKANCKKPPMCPICDRTFKGPGMLKMHMRTHEQRPPKQPTCSVCQRTFATKTLLYRHRQTHFEQKTHQCTVCEKRFFSGYALRSHMARHRGERPYVCSMCNKSFYNPTDLKVHFRLHTGEKPLKCSECNKTFRRHSTLCQHMKKHRGIRNHVCSVCNKAFYEVSKLNAHMRVHTGERPFECQFCERKFAQQSALIYHRRTHTGEKPYSCKLCSARFTTSSARNNHMVTHTGHKKFVCPVCYKGCTSRSELRVHSTKHTGEKLFACELCSQRFSSASYLAVHRRHHTGERKYHCNVCGKGYIESNSYKKHMKTHEVKPDSEASTNSENSSETQVAAAAKNDNEAVQDVQANVTIGEDQEESQTQEPQTQESPIQQKRYKCGICVKTYMYLHSLKKHMMTHVQQQQQQQQQVQQQQQQVQQQQQQQVQQQHQQQQQQQHQQHQQQVQVQQQLQQQAVLQVGGVQQLHVPIHAQHVQQGIVQVTNAQHTYPVISSVQSLQLQQTQQQVNTQQPQQLQVQTIQIHPQHQPIQIHAVGVQQVQQQQLHVATSSCQTMLPNILQLQPAVAVSGLGGQDLGGVAHRIILQPPGTHVQPHPHSAVYTIHH; this is translated from the exons ATGGCTGCCCCTCGAACGCAGGTTTTGAAGTTCGACAAAATATGTCGGGCTTGTTTGCAGATAAAAAAGGACATGAGACCGCTCTTCGAGCAACTCACAGCTACCATGCTGATGGGCATATCTAAAGTGCAG GTATCGATGGGCGACGGTCTGCCCAACCAGCTGTGTCTCCAGTGCGTGCACCAGATCTCTCGCTGCCACGCCTTCAAGGAGCTGGTGGAGAGAAATGACGTCACGCTGCGGGAACAGGCCAAGGCTATGGCTGAGGAAGCGCTCAAGCTCGAGAGACAGGAG AAAGAAAAGATGCTGAATCTGACCTGCACAGAGCCTTTTATGCAGTACATGGAAGTGCCGATCATCAATTCCGACAGCCAGATCTTGGAAAACTTCTTCAGCACCGAAGAGACGGTCGTGCAGGAAGAAAAGGACGCGTTTAGCGATAAAGTGTTCATG CCAGAGCAACCAGCTCCAGTCCAGAAAGAAGACGAGCTCCTCAACTCGGACGAAGAATCGTACATGCAAATGGTGGTCTTCCAAGCCACGTCATCAGTGGCACCGGGCCGCCATGTTTGCAACCTCTGCCATAAGGAGTTCAAGCACGCGCGTTGGCTGAAGCAGCACATGCGATCGCACTCCAACTGGATCAAGGCCAATTGCAAGAAGCCGCCCATGTGCCCCATTTGCGATAGGACCTTCAAG GGTCCAGGAATGTTGAAGATGCACATGAGAACTCACGAGCAGCGGCCGCCAAAACAACCCACATGTTCGGTCTGTCAGCGAACGTTCGCCACCAAGACGCTGCTCTATCGCCACCGACAAACGCACTTCGAACAGAAAACGCACCAGTGCACTGTGTGCGAGAAAAGATTCTTTAGCGGCTACGCTTTACGGTCACATATGGCGCGGCATAGAGGAGAGCGGCCATATGTCTGTTCGATGTGCAATAAGAGCTTCTACAACCCTACAGATTTGAAG GTCCACTTCCGCCTGCACACGGGTGAGAAGCCCCTGAAATGTTCGGAGTGCAACAAGACCTTCCGCCGCCACTCAACTCTATGCCAGCACATGAAGAAACACCGCGGAATACGGAACCACGTGTGCTCGGTCTGCAACAAGGCATTCTACGAGGTCTCCAAGCTGAACGCACACATGCGTGTCCACACAG GCGAGCGGCCCTTCGAGTGTCAGTTCTGCGAGCGTAAGTTCGCGCAGCAATCAGCCCTGATCTACCATCGGCGTACGCACACGGGAGAGAAGCCTTACAGCTGCAAGCTTTGTTCGGCGCGCTTCACCACGTCTTCAGCTAGAAATAACCATATGGTCACTCATACTGGACATAAGAA GTTCGTCTGCCCAGTCTGTTACAAAGGCTGCACGTCTCGTTCGGAGCTGCGCGTGCATTCGACGAAACACACCGGCGAGAAGTTATTCGCGTGCGAACTCTGCTCGCAGCGGTTCAGTTCGGCGTCATATCTGGCTGTGCATCGCAGACATCATACCGGCGAAAGAAAGTATCACTGCAACGTGTGTGGGAAAG GTTACATAGAGTCAAATTCATACAAGAAGCACATGAAGACCCACGAAGTAAAGCCAGATTCGGAAGCTTCGACCAACTCTGAGAACAGCTCGGAGACTCAAGTTGCTGCAGCTGCTAAAAACGACAACGAAGCGGTCCAGGATGTCCAG GCCAATGTGACCATCGGCGAGGACCAGGAAGAATCGCAGACCCAAGAGCCTCAAACACAAGAGTCGCCTATACAGCAGAAGCGTTACAAGTGCGGCATCTGCGTCAAGACTTACATGTACCTGCACAGCCTGAAGAAACACATGATGACTCACGTTCAG CAGCAACAACAACAGCAGCAGCAAGTGCAACAACAACAGCAGCAAGTGCAacagcaacaacaacaacaagtgcAACAACAACATCAACAGCAGCAACAACAACAGCACCAGCAGCATCAACAGCAGGTGCAAGTGCAGCAACAGCTGCAACAGCAGGCCGTGCTGCAGGTGGGCGGCGTGCAGCAGCTCCACGTGCCGATACACGCGCAGCACGTGCAACAGGGCATCGTGCAGGTAACT aacgcTCAGCACACATACCCTGTGATATCATCGGTGCAGTCTTTACAGTTGCAGCAAACCCAGCAGCAGGTTAATACG cAACAACCTCAGCAGCTGCAAGTCCAAACGATTCAAATACACCCGCAGCATCAACCGATCCAGATACAC GCTGTCGGAGTGCAGCAAGTGCAACAACAGCAGCTACACGTAGCAACGTCGTCTTGCCAAACAATGCTGCCTAACATATTACAG CTGCAGCCAGCCGTAGCCGTGTCTGGCCTGGGCGGGCAGGACCTCGGCGGCGTCGCGCACCGCATCATCCTGCAGCCGCCAGGGACTCATGTGCAGCCACACCCTCACTCCGCCGTCTACACCATCCACCATTAA